The nucleotide sequence CTCATTAGGGTCAGTACAATCCGGTTCCCGGAAGTCCCGATCGGATGGCCCAGCGCGATCGCGCCGCCATTGACATTGAGAATGTCCCGGTTGATTTCACCCAGGGGCTCCTGGCGTCCCAGATGCTCTTGCGCAAACTGCTTGGAAGAAAAAACCACTTCGTTGGCCAGGACCTGTGTGGCAAAGGCCTCGTTGAGTTCGATAAGCCCCATGTCTTTGAGCTTGAGCCCAGCCCGGTCCAAAGCCTTGGCTGTCGCAAAGTACGGCCCCAAGCCCATCTCCGTGGGTTCATTCCCCGCATAGGCCCAGGACTTGATAAAAACTTTAGGCGCATAGCCCAGGGCCTTGGCCTTTTTCTCAGCCATCACGGCAAGAACACTCGCACCGTCTGTGATCTGTGACGCATTCCCCGCGGTAACCGTCCCGAATTTGCGGTCAAAAACCGGCCGGAGCCTGGATAAAGCCTCCATGTTTTGATTGGATCGATACCCGTTGTCTTGGCTAACAACCACAGGCTTCCTGCCCGGCGGATACACAGTCATCACTTCCCCGGCCAGACGGCCGGCATCCCAAGCTGCAGCTGTCTTAAAGTGACTGCCGAGGGCAAATTCATCCTGGGCCTCACGGGAGATCTTATACTTCTTGGCCAGGATCTCAGCGGTCTGCCCCATCCCCATCCCGCAATAACAATCAGTCAACCCCATGATAAGACCGACAACGGGTTTAAAATCCTGTGGTCTAAAGGAAGTTACTACCTGCAGTTTGTCCAAAGGCGTCTTGGCGCGGGACAGGGCCGTCATCTTATTCTGGAAGGACTTGGGATACATCAGCGGGATATTGCTCATACTCTCAGTCCCGCCGGCAAGGGCAATCTCCGCATGGCCCAGTTGAATAAGCATGGCCGCCTCAGTAATGGACTGCATTCCGCCGGCACAGTTGCGCTGCACGGTATAGGCGGGCACTCCAACGGGAAGCCGCGCCTTGAGCGCTGCATAGCGGGCCACATTGGGCGCATCCGCAGGCTGAGCGCCGTTCCCCATAATTACATGATCAACGGCCGCAGGATCCAGTTCGAGCTGCTCGACGAGTTCCCTGATCACCAAAGCAGCCAAATCCACTGCCCGCATCTCTTTAAACTCAGTGTTGAACTTGAGAAAGGGAGTCCGGATTCCATCAATAAGGACGACACCTGGCATATTAGTACCTTCTCTGTTTCTGGCTCTGTGGTTGGTTGTATTGATCGGGCATCGGTCGCTGTTGAGGTTGTTGCTGCTGTGGCCCTTGCATTCGCAAGCCAAACTCCCGGGCCATACGTTCCCATTCGCGCAAGAGTTCCTCGCTCTGCTGCAAAGCCTCCTCCACATGGCGAACATCCAAAAATGCCCTTCCCGCATCCCGGATGACCTGATCCAGGTCGTAGCGCAGAACCTCC is from Candidatus Omnitrophota bacterium and encodes:
- a CDS encoding thiolase family protein, with translation MPGVVLIDGIRTPFLKFNTEFKEMRAVDLAALVIRELVEQLELDPAAVDHVIMGNGAQPADAPNVARYAALKARLPVGVPAYTVQRNCAGGMQSITEAAMLIQLGHAEIALAGGTESMSNIPLMYPKSFQNKMTALSRAKTPLDKLQVVTSFRPQDFKPVVGLIMGLTDCYCGMGMGQTAEILAKKYKISREAQDEFALGSHFKTAAAWDAGRLAGEVMTVYPPGRKPVVVSQDNGYRSNQNMEALSRLRPVFDRKFGTVTAGNASQITDGASVLAVMAEKKAKALGYAPKVFIKSWAYAGNEPTEMGLGPYFATAKALDRAGLKLKDMGLIELNEAFATQVLANEVVFSSKQFAQEHLGRQEPLGEINRDILNVNGGAIALGHPIGTSGNRIVLTLMREMERRDVQFGLATLCVGGGQGGAIILERAR